The sequence CTGTGCGAGACGATGGGCCGCCCCGACCTCGTCGCCGACGAGCGGACCCGCACCAACGGCGACCGGGTCGCCAACGCCGCGCTCGTGCACCGGGCGATCGCCGGCTGGACGCTGCGGCGGACCACCGCCGAGATCGCCGCGGAACTCGGCGGCCGGGTCCCGCTGGGTCCGGTGAACGACGCCGCCGACCTGTTCACCGACCCCCACGTCCGGGCCCGGGACATGCTCGTCGCCGTGGACCAGCCGGGCGACGCCCGACCGGTGGTGTTCCCCAACTGCCCGATCCGCTTCACCGCGACCCCCTCCGGCGTGTACCGGCGGCCGCCGCTGCTCGGCGAGCACACCGCGGAGGTCCTGGCGGCGCTGGACGACGACGGACCGGCGCGGGGGTAGGCGACGGGCGCGGGCCCGGCCCGGAGCGCACCGGGTCCCGGCGTGACCGCCGGCGGGTCAGGGGCGGCGGCCGGCCAGGGCGAGCAGCCGGGCCTGCGGGTCCGCGCCCGGCTCCACCGCCACCTCGGCGAAGCCCCACTGGGCGAACATCCGCGGGCGGCTGTCGAAGAGTTCCAGGCAGGCGTCGACCAGACCGGCCGGCAGCCGGGGGTCCGGCTCCAGCGCCCGGCCGATGTCCCAGCCGTGGATCAGCACGTCCACGAACCGCTGCCGGGCGTACACCCGGCCCGGCCGCTCGCCGTAGGAGAGCGGCCACAGCCGTTCCATGGCGTCCTCGGCCGCGAACGCCCCGGTCGCCGCCGCGACGGACGCCGCGTGCGCGGCGGCCGGGTCGTCGCCGAGCAGGTCGCCGTCGAGTTCCGTGCCGACGTCCCGGATCGTCCGGCCGCCGCCCAGCTCGCGCACCCACAGGTTCCCGGCCACGAGATGGTTCACGACCTGCCGTACGTTCCACTTCTCGCACGGGGTCGGCGCCTCCCACCGGCCGGCGCCGACGGCGGCGACGAACCGGTCCGTCGAGAGCAGGGCTTGCGCGTGCAGGGCCCGGATGTCCATGGCAGAGACCACCGTTCTCGATGTCGTGGGCGTGAGGTCGCGCGGGGTTCAGGGCCGGGGCCGTTCCGCCTCGGGCTCGGCGAGGCGGGCGAGGGCCCGGTGGATCGACGCGTCGTAGGCCGCCGTACGGGCGAACGCCTTCACGGCCAGCCGGCGCCGGAACGCGGGGTCGGTGGCGCCGGCCCGGCCGCCGGCGGCGGTCAGGGCGTCGACGACGGCGCCGTAGTCCGCCGGGTCCACGACGGGCAGCACATCGGTGTGGTTCTTGGCGGCGGCCCGCACCATGGCGGGGCCGCCCACGTCGATGGAGTCCGCTACGCCGGCGCGGACGTCCCCGGGCGGCAGGTCGCGGAAGTTGCACACCAGCACGTCGATGCGGGGGACGTGGTGGCGCCGGACGTCCGCCTCGTCGGCCGGGTGCCCACGGCGGTACAGCAGTCCGCCGAAGACCGACGGGTGGAACGCCCGGACCCGGCCGCCCATCAGCTCGGGCACCCCGGACAGCTCGCCGATGACCGTGGCGTCCAGCCCGGCCTCCCGCAGTAGTCCGGCGGTGCCGGCGGTGGCCACCAGGCGCAGGCCCAGCCGGCTCAGAGCGGTTCCCAGCTCGGTGATGCCCGTCTTGTCCGTCACTGACAGTACCGCGTACATCTGGGCCCCTCAGGCCGGGTCAGCCCGCGAGCAGTGGCTCCACGCGGGACAGCGTCTCCTGGATGTTCTCCTCGGTGATCACACCGCGCGCCTCCCGCGGCGTCAGCCAGCGCAGCGGGGCCTGCGGGTTCTCGGGGCGGGCCGTCTCGGGGGCACGGGTGGCCAGCACGAAGCGGATGTCGGCGTGTTCGTGCGCCGCCTCCCGGGCGCCTGCCGGCACCGGCACGATCACCAGGTGCCGGACCTCGGCGTCCGGCCAGGGCGCGAGGTCGGCGAGGCCCGTCTCCTCCCGGCCCTCGCGCAGGGCGATGGCGAGCGGGTCCGTCTCGTCCGGGTCGGCGTGCCCGCCGACCAGCAGCCAGGACCGGTGCCGCTGGTGCCAGCGCAGCAGGACCCGGCCGCTCTCCTCGTGCACGATCAGCGCGGACCCGGTGACGTGCAGCGGATTCGACCGCCGCCACGGGTCGCCCGACGCGACGAGGGCGCGCACCCGCTCCACGTCCGCGCGTTCGGCGGCGCTCTTCGGCTCGTAGCGGGCAAGGAGATCGAGGACTGCGTGATGGGCTGTGACCATGCGCGGCATCCTAGTGACGACTCGTCAGCCCGGTGGCGCGCACGGGCCGGACCGCTCACCTTCGGCCACCCGTGACGTCCCCGCCGCTCCCGGCGGCCGAGGGCTCCTTCGGCAGTCCCAGGAGGCGTTCCGCGACGACGTCCCGCAGGACCTCGCTCGTACCGTCGCCGATCGTGTCCCCCCGGCCCGACAGGAACAGCCGCTGCCAGCGGCCCGCCGGGTCGCCGGCCTCTTCTCCGGGGTCCGGGCCGAGCAGCGCGGCCGTGCCGGTCACCGCGAGGGCGATCTCGCCGAACCGGCGGCGGTACTCGGCCCGCATCAGCCCCACCACGGCCGCCCCGGCACCCGGCGTCC comes from Streptomyces sp. SCL15-4 and encodes:
- a CDS encoding TIGR03086 family metal-binding protein, producing the protein MDIRALHAQALLSTDRFVAAVGAGRWEAPTPCEKWNVRQVVNHLVAGNLWVRELGGGRTIRDVGTELDGDLLGDDPAAAHAASVAAATGAFAAEDAMERLWPLSYGERPGRVYARQRFVDVLIHGWDIGRALEPDPRLPAGLVDACLELFDSRPRMFAQWGFAEVAVEPGADPQARLLALAGRRP
- a CDS encoding NUDIX hydrolase, yielding MVTAHHAVLDLLARYEPKSAAERADVERVRALVASGDPWRRSNPLHVTGSALIVHEESGRVLLRWHQRHRSWLLVGGHADPDETDPLAIALREGREETGLADLAPWPDAEVRHLVIVPVPAGAREAAHEHADIRFVLATRAPETARPENPQAPLRWLTPREARGVITEENIQETLSRVEPLLAG